A single region of the Penaeus chinensis breed Huanghai No. 1 chromosome 41, ASM1920278v2, whole genome shotgun sequence genome encodes:
- the LOC125047441 gene encoding uncharacterized protein LOC125047441 translates to MGHREDASRMGISELVTIYKRKGDSLDCGNFRGIKLLEHVMKILEKAIEGRLHGLVSVNDMQFGFNPGRGTMDAAFIIKQQQEKHLEVNRDLYYTLVDLEKACDRVPRDLVYWCLRQQKVPEKLIRMVEPHIEEQGPL, encoded by the coding sequence ATGGGACACAGAGAAGATGCCAGCAGAATGGGAATAAGTGAACTAGTCACCATTTACAAGAGGAAAGGGGACTCACTGGACTGCGGGAACTTCAGAGGCATCAAGCTCCTAGAACATGTTATGAAGATACTGGAGAAGGCAATAGAGGGAAGGTTACATGGACTGGTATCGGTAAACGATATGCAGTTTGGCTTTAACCCAGGTAGGGGAACGATGGACGCTGCCTTTATTATAAAGCAACAGCAGGAAAAGCATCTCGAAGTGAACAGGGACTTATATTACACTTTAGTGGACCTAGAGAAGGCGTGCGACCGGGTCCCTAGAGACCTGGTGTACTGGTGCCTCAGACAGCAAAAAGTCCCAGAGAAACTGATAAGGATGGTTGAACCACATATTGAGGAGCAAGGACCGCTGTGA
- the LOC125047442 gene encoding uncharacterized protein LOC125047442, whose amino-acid sequence MADSEEELQRRCLRWQIGIESKDLKVNTKKTEFMSSSRKDVEGNIKDKDNARLKHVQEFKYLGVTVDARGEVWTMCKKEERILEATEINMLRRIKGVTLRERERSTDIRRELGVSDINEKVKKIRMRWYGHKKAEMPYPKFICASLHYKESFILQGASGKAKGVLIARREGLRWEGHETTTGRVKRALLEGLREHHWRGQEGTI is encoded by the exons ATGGCAGACAGTGAGGAGGAGCTGCAGAGAAGATGCCTGAGGTGGCAGATTGGAATAGAGAGCAAGGATTTGAAGGTAAATACCAAGAAGACTGAATTTATGTCAAGCAGCAGGAAGGATGTGGAAGGGAACATCAAAGACAAGGACAATGCTAGGCTCAAGCATGTCCAGGAGTTCAAATACCTTGGAGTGACCGTAGATGCCAGGGGAG AAGTATGGACAATgtgtaagaaggaggagaggatactAGAGGCGACAGAAATTAATATGTTGAGAAGAATCAAAGGCGTGAcgctgagagaaagggaaagaagtactGACATCAGGAGAGAATTGGGAGTGAGTGACATCAACGAGAAGGTCAAGAAGATAAGAATGAGATGGTACGGAcat AAAAAGGCTGAAATGCCATACCCCAAATTCATTTGTGCTTCACTTCATTACAAAGAGTCATTCATCCTCCAGGGAGCCAGTGGAAAAGCCAAAGGGGTGCTAATTGCAAGGAGGGAGGGGCTCCGATGGGAGGGTCATGAGACTACCACTGGCAGGGTTAAAAGGGCGCTGTTGGAAGGGCTGAGGGAGCACCACTGGAGGGGCCAAGAGGGCACCATTTGA